A region from the Sphingomonas brevis genome encodes:
- a CDS encoding molybdopterin molybdotransferase MoeA, which yields MIYFDQAAAVVGDIAKPLGSESVPIGEAHRRVLAEPVVARVDSPPSDVSAMDGYAVREEDLLRLPAQLRVIGESFAGSGFTGGVSPGSCVRIFTGAPVPPHADRVVIQEIVRREGDFAVIDDNLGTAKHVRGLGSDFRKGAVLVGSGARLGYRQLVAAAGADLAEVKVWRRPNLLILGTGDELATPGSAADTTGAIPESVSFGVAALAEVWGASIRDRLRLPDDLKAMERAAAQALDKADLVVVTGGASVGEKDFAKAMFERQGLELLFSKVAIKPGKPVWLGRAKGKLVMGLPGNPTSALVTARLLLAPLVAGLSGLDPQSALRWRKATLLAPLPACGDRETFVRAREFPDGVEPVSSQDSSAQKMLVDADLLLRRRAGAIAAVDGDIVAALDF from the coding sequence GTGATCTATTTCGACCAGGCAGCGGCCGTCGTTGGCGATATTGCAAAGCCGCTCGGCAGCGAATCTGTTCCAATCGGCGAAGCTCACCGCCGGGTGCTGGCAGAGCCGGTTGTCGCCCGCGTCGATTCACCCCCTTCCGACGTGTCCGCGATGGATGGTTATGCGGTCCGCGAGGAGGACCTCCTGCGCTTGCCCGCGCAGCTTCGCGTCATCGGCGAATCCTTTGCCGGTTCAGGCTTTACAGGCGGCGTATCGCCGGGGAGTTGCGTCCGGATATTTACCGGCGCTCCGGTTCCCCCGCACGCCGATCGGGTAGTCATCCAGGAGATCGTACGGCGCGAGGGTGATTTCGCCGTCATCGACGACAACCTGGGCACGGCGAAGCATGTGCGCGGCCTGGGGTCGGATTTTCGGAAGGGCGCTGTGCTCGTCGGGTCCGGAGCGCGCCTCGGCTATCGCCAGCTGGTTGCGGCCGCGGGCGCCGACCTGGCCGAGGTTAAAGTGTGGCGCCGTCCGAACCTACTGATCCTCGGCACCGGCGATGAATTGGCGACACCGGGAAGCGCGGCAGATACGACGGGCGCCATCCCTGAAAGCGTCTCCTTCGGCGTGGCCGCGCTTGCAGAGGTATGGGGTGCCTCGATCCGGGACCGGCTTCGCCTGCCCGACGATCTCAAGGCAATGGAGAGGGCCGCGGCCCAGGCCCTCGACAAGGCCGACCTGGTCGTGGTGACCGGCGGCGCGTCGGTCGGCGAAAAGGATTTCGCCAAAGCCATGTTCGAACGCCAGGGGCTCGAACTCCTATTTTCCAAGGTAGCGATCAAGCCCGGCAAGCCGGTCTGGCTCGGCCGGGCCAAGGGCAAGTTGGTGATGGGCCTGCCGGGCAATCCGACTTCGGCGCTGGTGACAGCCAGGCTGCTGCTGGCGCCGTTGGTTGCCGGCCTGTCCGGCCTCGACCCGCAGTCGGCGCTCCGCTGGCGGAAGGCCACCCTGCTCGCACCGCTGCCCGCGTGCGGCGACCGTGAGACGTTTGTGCGGGCGCGGGAGTTCCCGGACGGGGTCGAGCCGGTGTCGAGCCAGGATTCAAGCGCCCAGAAAATGCTGGTCGATGCCGACCTGCTGCTGCGCCGCCGCGCTGGCGCAATTGCGGCGGTAGACGGCGATATCGTCGCCGCGCTCGACTTCTAG
- the moaC gene encoding cyclic pyranopterin monophosphate synthase MoaC, with product MSRLTHLDDGGRARMVDVSDKDTTARTARAEGQLRCAAATLDLVRAGKTPKGSVVQTAELAGVMAAKKTAELVPLCHPLALTKVDVAIELDESLPGFRVSSEVRTVGQTGVEMEALTAVSVACLTLFDMLKAVDRTMAIDGIRVIEKSGGRSGSWTAA from the coding sequence ATGAGCCGCCTGACCCATCTCGACGATGGCGGGCGGGCGCGAATGGTCGACGTCAGCGACAAGGACACGACCGCCCGCACAGCTCGGGCCGAGGGACAACTGCGTTGTGCGGCAGCGACGCTCGACCTAGTGCGAGCCGGGAAGACGCCCAAGGGGTCGGTGGTGCAGACGGCCGAGTTGGCCGGCGTCATGGCCGCCAAGAAAACCGCCGAGCTGGTGCCGCTCTGTCATCCGCTGGCACTGACCAAGGTCGACGTGGCGATCGAGCTCGACGAGAGCCTCCCCGGCTTCCGGGTCAGTTCGGAGGTGCGTACGGTCGGCCAGACCGGCGTCGAGATGGAGGCGCTGACCGCGGTGTCAGTCGCCTGCCTGACCTTGTTCGACATGCTGAAGGCGGTCGATCGAACAATGGCGATTGATGGCATCCGCGTCATCGAAAAATCGGGCGGCCGATCTGGAAGCTGGACGGCGGCGTGA
- a CDS encoding peptidyl-prolyl cis-trans isomerase: MSRRLDVLNLGDPTQRPVPKMMSSCETGGCSGGPEPLIPPPPTFGDVRVNGVEITPEAIAQEIQHHPAPDAETAWTEAARALAIRELLLQEARRQGLEPEPECDEAGRREAEDDALVRSLLEHAVSAAEPDEEECRRFYDAYQDRFRTPDLFEAAHILIEPESDDEAGWAAAERRARAIADKVGDDMKAFASAARAHSGCASAQQHGSLGQIRRGELVESIQRGLEALGDGETGREPVRSRFGWHVLRLQRRIPGRTIPFENARDKIVDTLEARSWSVQSARYVAGLADRGSVEGILLEGLGG, encoded by the coding sequence ATGAGCCGCCGCCTCGATGTACTCAATCTGGGAGATCCCACCCAGCGGCCGGTGCCGAAAATGATGAGCTCATGCGAGACGGGCGGCTGCAGCGGCGGCCCCGAACCGCTGATCCCGCCACCCCCGACTTTTGGCGATGTGCGCGTCAATGGCGTGGAAATTACGCCGGAAGCGATCGCCCAGGAAATCCAGCACCATCCGGCGCCCGACGCCGAGACCGCCTGGACAGAGGCTGCAAGGGCGCTCGCCATCAGAGAGCTACTCCTTCAGGAAGCTCGCAGGCAGGGCCTGGAGCCGGAGCCGGAATGCGATGAGGCTGGACGCCGTGAGGCGGAGGATGATGCACTGGTCCGCTCGCTGCTCGAACATGCGGTATCGGCGGCCGAGCCGGACGAGGAAGAGTGTCGTCGTTTCTACGACGCCTATCAGGACCGGTTTCGAACGCCCGACCTGTTCGAAGCCGCGCATATCTTGATCGAACCGGAATCGGACGACGAGGCGGGATGGGCCGCAGCCGAGCGACGGGCTCGCGCGATCGCGGATAAAGTCGGGGACGACATGAAGGCATTTGCGTCCGCTGCCCGCGCCCATTCCGGTTGCGCATCGGCCCAACAGCACGGCTCGCTCGGTCAGATCCGCCGCGGCGAGCTGGTAGAGTCGATCCAGCGGGGCCTCGAAGCCTTGGGCGACGGCGAAACGGGCCGCGAACCGGTCCGGTCGCGCTTCGGTTGGCATGTCCTGCGACTGCAACGGCGCATTCCCGGACGGACGATCCCCTTTGAAAATGCCCGCGACAAGATTGTGGACACGCTTGAGGCTCGAAGCTGGTCAGTACAATCGGCGCGCTATGTTGCCGGCCTTGCCGATCGCGGATCAGTTGAGGGTATCCTGCTTGAAGGACTAGGCGGCTGA
- a CDS encoding MoaD/ThiS family protein, translating to MKIRFYGQLGEKLGGEIDLALPPGTATVAELRNKLAKMFPDAAGDLLERSRACIADAIVGEDRMLADAKLVEFFPPLSGG from the coding sequence TTGAAGATCAGGTTCTACGGTCAGTTGGGCGAGAAGCTGGGCGGGGAAATCGACCTCGCCCTGCCTCCGGGAACGGCCACCGTCGCCGAGTTGCGCAACAAGCTTGCCAAAATGTTCCCCGATGCCGCCGGCGATCTTCTGGAACGATCGCGCGCCTGCATTGCCGATGCGATCGTCGGCGAAGACCGGATGCTGGCCGATGCCAAACTGGTGGAATTTTTCCCGCCCCTGTCTGGAGGTTGA
- the hemN gene encoding oxygen-independent coproporphyrinogen III oxidase — MWPYYPELLTTPVPRYTSYPTAAEFHDSVGEEQQRAGLQEVTAEEPLSLYIHIPYCREICWYCGCNTGAANRAQRLGNYLQRLSQEIDLVAEGLEGRGRVTRIAFGGGSPNTIAPEQFDELVGRLRSAFSVTSNAILSVEIDPRGFDAGFAAALARAGVSRASLGVQTFDPRVQAAIGRIQPPETIEHAVGLLRSSGVTSLNFDLMYGLPLQNEAALHGSLALSQQLGADRLAVFGYAHVPHLIPRQRRIDATALPGAPDRFQQAGQAHEWLTGQGWIPVGFDHFAGEHDPLAAAAREKRVRRNFQGFTDDPCDTLIGLGASAISRFAACLVQNERNSGRYGMKVGMAQLAGVRGIATPPREVMRSHFIEHLLCHGRAHLHYLPDRMRVRKVLQPFKERGLISWDHWELRLGPEALPYARSIAAALDPWRVASSVRFSSAV, encoded by the coding sequence ATGTGGCCCTATTACCCTGAACTGCTGACGACGCCCGTGCCGCGCTATACCAGCTATCCGACAGCGGCGGAGTTTCACGACAGTGTTGGCGAGGAGCAGCAGCGAGCAGGGTTGCAGGAGGTCACAGCCGAGGAACCGCTCTCCCTCTATATCCATATCCCCTACTGCCGGGAAATCTGCTGGTATTGCGGCTGCAACACAGGGGCGGCCAACCGCGCCCAGCGGCTGGGCAACTATCTCCAGCGCTTATCCCAGGAAATCGACCTGGTCGCCGAGGGGTTGGAAGGTCGCGGTCGAGTTACCCGGATCGCCTTTGGCGGCGGCAGTCCCAACACCATCGCGCCCGAGCAATTCGACGAGCTCGTCGGCCGGCTTCGGTCCGCCTTCTCGGTCACGTCCAACGCGATCCTGTCGGTCGAGATCGACCCGCGCGGGTTCGATGCCGGCTTCGCCGCCGCGCTGGCTAGGGCGGGAGTGTCGCGGGCCAGCCTTGGCGTTCAGACCTTCGACCCGCGCGTCCAGGCGGCAATTGGGCGGATCCAGCCGCCCGAAACGATCGAGCATGCAGTCGGATTGTTGCGCAGCTCAGGCGTCACGTCGCTCAATTTCGACCTGATGTACGGGTTGCCGCTGCAGAATGAGGCGGCGCTTCACGGAAGCCTTGCCTTGAGTCAGCAATTGGGTGCCGATCGCCTTGCCGTGTTCGGCTACGCGCATGTGCCGCACCTGATCCCGCGTCAGCGGCGCATTGACGCGACGGCGTTGCCCGGCGCGCCGGATCGGTTTCAACAGGCCGGCCAGGCGCATGAATGGCTCACCGGGCAAGGCTGGATTCCGGTTGGGTTCGACCATTTCGCTGGGGAACATGATCCGCTGGCCGCGGCGGCACGGGAAAAGCGCGTACGGCGCAACTTCCAGGGCTTCACCGACGATCCATGCGATACGCTGATCGGCCTCGGGGCATCCGCAATCAGCCGCTTTGCAGCATGCCTGGTCCAGAACGAGCGGAACAGCGGCCGTTACGGCATGAAAGTGGGAATGGCGCAGCTGGCGGGGGTGAGGGGCATTGCCACGCCTCCCAGGGAAGTGATGCGCTCCCACTTCATCGAGCACCTGCTCTGTCACGGCCGGGCGCACCTACATTATCTTCCCGACCGAATGAGAGTCCGCAAGGTCCTCCAGCCGTTCAAAGAACGTGGCCTGATAAGCTGGGACCATTGGGAACTCCGCCTTGGACCCGAAGCACTGCCCTATGCGCGCAGCATCGCGGCCGCGCTGGACCCGTGGCGGGTAGCGTCAAGCGTCCGGTTTTCAAGCGCGGTGTGA
- a CDS encoding sulfite exporter TauE/SafE family protein — MDHSTIVMIALLMALAAALYSTVGHGGASAYLAIMALFSVAPDTMRPTALALNLVVAGLGSWRYWRAGQTNLKLLLMFAATAVPAAFIGGGIKVPPDIYRPLVGALLWAAALRLFWHPSLLAGREPRPVSAAVALPVGALIGLLAGLTGTGGGIFLSPLIILFGWEDARKTSGVVAGFILLNSIAGLAGNVTSMQALPAELPILVAAVAVGGIVGTWLGAGRLPKPRLLQGLGLVLVIAGAKLIFA; from the coding sequence ATGGACCATTCGACCATCGTGATGATTGCCTTGTTGATGGCCCTGGCGGCGGCGTTGTACTCGACCGTCGGCCATGGCGGCGCATCGGCCTATCTGGCGATTATGGCGCTTTTCTCGGTTGCGCCGGACACGATGCGGCCGACGGCATTGGCTCTGAACCTGGTCGTCGCGGGCCTTGGCAGCTGGCGCTACTGGCGCGCGGGACAAACCAACCTGAAACTGCTGTTGATGTTCGCGGCGACCGCGGTCCCGGCGGCCTTCATCGGGGGCGGCATCAAGGTGCCGCCGGATATCTACCGGCCGCTGGTCGGCGCGCTGTTGTGGGCGGCGGCACTGCGCCTGTTCTGGCACCCGTCGTTGCTGGCCGGGCGCGAGCCGCGACCGGTTTCCGCGGCGGTCGCGTTGCCGGTCGGGGCCCTGATCGGCTTGCTGGCCGGGCTGACTGGAACCGGCGGCGGCATTTTCCTCAGCCCGCTGATCATCCTGTTCGGCTGGGAGGATGCGCGGAAGACTTCCGGGGTAGTCGCGGGCTTCATCCTGCTGAACTCCATTGCCGGGCTCGCAGGCAATGTCACCTCGATGCAGGCCCTGCCAGCGGAATTGCCAATCCTGGTCGCCGCAGTGGCGGTGGGCGGGATTGTCGGCACCTGGCTGGGGGCGGGGCGGCTGCCGAAGCCGAGGCTGCTCCAAGGGTTGGGGCTGGTGCTGGTCATCGCCGGCGCCAAGCTGATCTTTGCATGA
- the mobA gene encoding molybdenum cofactor guanylyltransferase: protein MTTGCDLAVAVLAGGMGSRLGGGKPLIVLGGKPLVERAFERGRSWSNCMVVSLRSADQAGPIALPWIADAPGIEGPLAGLASALEWASQQGANDVLTIPCDMPFLPEDLPQRLRSGIGELGAAIAASGGSLHPVCGLWRTAALAEIPDYCALGKRSLQGFARHIGFAEVEWPVTPRDPFFNINSPADLAAAEALLGA, encoded by the coding sequence ATGACGACGGGCTGCGATCTGGCGGTCGCGGTGCTCGCTGGCGGCATGGGAAGCCGGCTCGGCGGCGGCAAGCCGCTAATCGTGCTCGGCGGCAAGCCACTCGTCGAGCGGGCGTTCGAACGCGGGCGGAGCTGGTCGAATTGCATGGTCGTCTCGCTTCGATCCGCCGATCAGGCCGGACCGATTGCGCTGCCATGGATCGCCGATGCGCCCGGCATCGAGGGGCCGCTCGCCGGCCTGGCATCGGCGCTCGAATGGGCGAGCCAGCAGGGTGCGAATGACGTGTTGACCATTCCCTGCGACATGCCGTTCCTGCCCGAGGACCTGCCCCAGCGTCTCCGGTCCGGCATCGGCGAGCTGGGCGCCGCGATCGCTGCTAGCGGCGGCAGTCTGCACCCGGTGTGCGGGCTCTGGCGGACCGCCGCACTGGCCGAGATTCCGGACTACTGCGCGTTGGGAAAACGTTCGCTCCAGGGGTTTGCCCGGCACATTGGCTTTGCCGAGGTCGAATGGCCCGTGACCCCTCGCGATCCCTTCTTCAATATCAACAGCCCGGCCGACCTGGCCGCCGCCGAAGCACTGCTCGGCGCCTAG
- a CDS encoding DUF1993 domain-containing protein has protein sequence MSFGIYDASVPVFVNSLTNMRGWLNKAAEENNEVALMDARLAPDMRPFPAQYQMASDSAKNALARLTGTEGPSMPDTEKSFSELMERCDRTIEYLRSFDARSLDGSEDREVVIKFPNGMGYRFLGGQYLAGFALPNFFFHVTTAYAILRSAGVSLGKPDFLQHLGPPTQEG, from the coding sequence ATGAGCTTTGGAATTTACGATGCCTCCGTGCCGGTGTTCGTCAATTCGCTGACGAACATGCGTGGTTGGCTCAACAAGGCTGCCGAAGAGAACAATGAGGTCGCGCTCATGGACGCGCGGCTTGCGCCTGACATGAGGCCCTTCCCCGCTCAGTATCAGATGGCCTCCGATTCAGCGAAGAATGCGCTCGCGCGGCTCACAGGCACGGAAGGTCCGTCGATGCCCGACACCGAGAAAAGCTTCTCGGAGCTGATGGAGCGCTGCGACCGCACAATCGAGTATCTGCGGAGTTTCGACGCACGTTCGTTGGACGGCAGTGAAGATCGAGAGGTCGTAATCAAATTCCCGAACGGGATGGGTTATCGCTTCTTGGGTGGGCAGTACCTCGCGGGATTTGCGCTCCCCAATTTCTTCTTTCACGTCACGACCGCCTACGCGATCCTCCGCAGTGCCGGGGTGTCTCTGGGAAAGCCGGACTTCCTTCAGCACCTCGGGCCACCAACGCAGGAAGGGTAA
- a CDS encoding Crp/Fnr family transcriptional regulator, which translates to MTELPKGHPCEDCPVRPITICRRLDAVTLANLRALGTMQRLEPGQPIFHEGDPVRRVFMLASGSLKIYTLLADGRRQITGFMFPGDFLGISIDDEYAFTAEALVRSELWWFTRDAFDRFVEDNPKVERELYRLAAHELAAAQSQMVLLGRKTAAERLASFFLSLIARQELVVGEKQAEFDLPMSRLDIADYLGLTKETVSRMLAELRNRKFIRLMSQDRVQIIDRAGLQEMAAGFGE; encoded by the coding sequence TTGACCGAATTGCCAAAGGGTCATCCGTGCGAGGATTGCCCCGTTCGGCCCATCACCATTTGCCGCCGGCTGGATGCAGTGACTCTCGCCAATTTGCGGGCCCTGGGAACCATGCAGCGGCTGGAACCGGGGCAGCCGATCTTCCATGAGGGGGACCCGGTCCGCCGGGTCTTCATGCTCGCCAGCGGTTCGCTGAAAATCTACACATTGCTGGCCGACGGCCGACGCCAGATCACCGGCTTCATGTTCCCCGGCGACTTCCTGGGGATCTCGATCGACGACGAATATGCCTTCACTGCCGAGGCGCTGGTGCGGAGCGAACTGTGGTGGTTCACGCGGGACGCGTTCGACCGGTTTGTGGAAGACAATCCCAAGGTCGAGCGAGAACTGTATCGGCTCGCTGCGCATGAACTGGCGGCAGCCCAGTCGCAGATGGTGCTGCTGGGGCGGAAGACCGCCGCTGAGCGGCTCGCCAGCTTCTTCCTGTCGCTAATTGCCAGGCAAGAACTTGTCGTCGGCGAGAAGCAGGCCGAGTTCGACCTGCCGATGAGCCGGCTCGATATCGCCGATTATCTTGGTTTGACCAAGGAGACGGTTAGCCGGATGCTGGCCGAATTGCGCAACCGCAAGTTTATCCGGTTGATGAGCCAGGACCGGGTCCAAATCATCGACCGGGCCGGTCTCCAGGAGATGGCGGCAGGTTTCGGCGAGTAG
- the moaB gene encoding molybdenum cofactor biosynthesis protein B produces the protein MAGIDENLSFHPLRIAVLTVSDTRTEESDTSGGLLASRLQEAGHELAAKAIVADDVDAIRSQVTDWVRNDGVDLIISTGGTGFTPRDVTPEAVKPLFRREMDGFSVVFHHASLETVGVSTLQSRAFAGQIEDTFIFCLPGSTGACRDGWDRVLALELDSRYRPCSLAGQIPRLRSLCA, from the coding sequence ATGGCGGGAATCGACGAAAATCTGTCCTTCCACCCGTTGCGGATTGCGGTGCTGACGGTTTCGGACACGCGGACCGAGGAGAGTGACACGTCGGGCGGCCTGTTGGCGAGCCGGCTGCAGGAAGCGGGCCACGAGCTTGCCGCCAAGGCCATCGTCGCCGACGACGTCGACGCGATCCGCTCGCAGGTCACGGATTGGGTCAGGAACGACGGCGTCGACCTCATCATCTCGACTGGCGGCACGGGCTTCACACCGCGGGACGTGACGCCCGAAGCGGTGAAGCCGCTGTTCCGGAGGGAGATGGACGGATTTTCCGTTGTCTTCCACCACGCCAGCCTGGAAACCGTAGGCGTTTCCACCCTCCAGTCGCGCGCTTTTGCCGGACAGATCGAGGACACGTTCATTTTCTGCCTGCCCGGCTCGACCGGCGCCTGCCGCGACGGCTGGGACAGGGTCCTCGCCCTCGAACTGGACAGCCGTTACCGCCCATGCTCGCTGGCAGGACAGATCCCTCGCCTTCGGAGCCTGTGCGCATGA
- a CDS encoding molybdenum cofactor biosynthesis protein MoaE: MRCTTRLAPDRLDSSAEFTAFESSLEDEGAVVTFVGVARSKSASGGKVSNLFLEHHPRMTEASLMEIAEDAGRRFNISAIRVVHRCGDIAPGEAIVLVATAALHRRAAFEAAEYAMDRLKTDAVFWKREDAVDGSRWIEPTSSDHDDRARWSE; encoded by the coding sequence TTGCGCTGCACGACCCGACTGGCGCCCGATCGCCTCGATTCAAGCGCAGAATTCACGGCGTTCGAGTCGAGCCTTGAGGATGAGGGCGCGGTCGTCACCTTTGTCGGCGTGGCGCGGTCGAAGTCCGCCAGCGGCGGCAAGGTCTCCAACCTCTTCCTCGAACATCATCCCCGAATGACCGAGGCATCCCTGATGGAGATCGCCGAGGACGCCGGCAGACGGTTCAATATTTCGGCGATCCGCGTCGTTCATCGCTGCGGCGACATCGCGCCGGGCGAGGCGATTGTACTCGTGGCTACGGCGGCGCTTCATCGGCGCGCGGCGTTCGAGGCCGCCGAATATGCGATGGACCGGTTGAAGACCGACGCCGTCTTCTGGAAGCGCGAGGACGCGGTTGACGGCTCTCGCTGGATTGAGCCAACCAGCAGCGATCACGACGACCGGGCGCGTTGGAGCGAATGA
- the narJ gene encoding nitrate reductase molybdenum cofactor assembly chaperone yields MKMTLRTLAALLGYPSAELQAHAGELRETLRSEGMLAAANRDRLEPLLRSLESDDLLDLQAAYSELFDRSRSLSLHLFEHVHGDNRERGQAMIDLGQQYLANGFFLEANELPDFVPVFLEYASCLAPSEARETLGQPAHVFAALAERLDKRQSRYAAIFHCLVALTGVRPEAEALAEIDQNTPAVDPAEIDEEWEEAPVTFNNSGAHEMGGPTGVVAKIRASNRSVSREAGA; encoded by the coding sequence ATGAAGATGACGCTGAGAACGCTGGCCGCCCTGCTTGGCTATCCGTCCGCGGAGCTTCAAGCCCATGCGGGAGAATTGCGCGAGACACTTCGCAGCGAAGGAATGCTGGCGGCCGCCAACCGGGATCGCCTGGAACCGTTGCTTCGGTCCCTTGAGTCCGACGACTTGCTCGACCTTCAGGCGGCTTACAGCGAACTGTTCGACCGCTCGCGGTCGCTGTCGCTTCACCTGTTCGAGCATGTTCATGGTGACAATCGCGAGCGCGGCCAGGCGATGATCGACCTTGGCCAACAATATCTGGCGAACGGTTTCTTTCTCGAGGCCAATGAGCTGCCGGACTTCGTGCCCGTCTTCCTCGAATATGCGTCGTGCCTGGCGCCATCCGAGGCGCGCGAAACGCTGGGCCAGCCTGCCCATGTATTCGCCGCGCTGGCGGAGCGCCTCGACAAGAGGCAGTCACGCTATGCCGCCATCTTCCATTGCCTGGTGGCGTTGACCGGAGTTCGCCCCGAGGCCGAGGCGCTGGCGGAAATTGACCAGAATACGCCGGCCGTGGATCCGGCGGAAATCGACGAGGAATGGGAGGAGGCGCCCGTCACCTTCAACAATAGCGGGGCTCACGAAATGGGCGGCCCGACTGGGGTCGTCGCCAAGATCAGGGCGTCCAATCGAAGCGTAAGCAGGGAGGCTGGGGCATGA
- a CDS encoding alginate export family protein: MALDLTKAVLGAFLFTVCGGTALAADTGNDDGLQVKPLLDARIRFENVDQPNLDADALTFRLRAGAEAAYGHFSLLAEAEGTAALVDNYNAFPFALPGEEQWRPDHSVIADPMNIELNRLQLQYKADKTIATLGRQRINLDDQRWVGSVGWRQNEQTFDAIRGEASVGPVAADLTYAIKQRTIFGTDGGPRTALDGHFIFAGLSSKLGPVQGKLFAYLLDYDEDFFLANSSQTYGLTLSTIVPIAAKTKVSLRASYARQSDYAENPFDYAADYWSFDAGTTLAGFGLAGGWEKLGSDQGRGLQTPMATLHKFNGWADLFLTTPPTGLEDAYVSLSRKFEKVKALPGLNATVAFHQFDSDVGNIEYGSEWDASLGFKLGRVGVLAKFADYGAKDFGIDTRKIWLQAEWVF; the protein is encoded by the coding sequence GTGGCTCTCGATCTGACAAAAGCTGTGCTTGGCGCTTTCCTTTTCACGGTCTGCGGGGGAACCGCGCTGGCCGCCGACACGGGAAACGACGACGGGCTGCAGGTCAAGCCGCTGCTCGACGCGCGCATCCGCTTTGAAAATGTCGATCAGCCCAATCTGGACGCCGACGCGCTGACCTTTCGACTGAGGGCCGGCGCGGAGGCTGCCTATGGCCATTTCTCGCTGCTGGCCGAAGCGGAAGGCACCGCCGCCCTCGTCGACAACTATAACGCCTTTCCCTTCGCGCTCCCGGGCGAGGAGCAGTGGCGTCCCGATCATTCGGTGATTGCCGACCCGATGAACATCGAGCTCAACCGGCTCCAGCTCCAGTACAAGGCCGACAAGACCATAGCTACCCTTGGCCGGCAGCGGATCAACCTCGACGACCAGCGCTGGGTCGGCTCGGTCGGCTGGCGCCAGAATGAACAGACGTTCGACGCGATCCGGGGCGAGGCCAGCGTCGGCCCGGTCGCAGCCGACCTGACTTATGCCATCAAGCAGCGGACGATTTTCGGCACCGATGGCGGGCCGCGCACTGCCCTCGACGGCCATTTCATCTTCGCCGGCCTGTCGTCCAAGCTCGGACCGGTTCAGGGCAAGCTGTTCGCCTACCTGCTCGACTATGACGAGGACTTCTTCCTCGCCAATAGCAGCCAGACCTACGGCCTTACGCTGAGCACGATCGTCCCGATCGCCGCCAAGACGAAAGTCTCGCTCCGGGCAAGCTATGCGCGCCAGTCCGACTATGCCGAAAATCCGTTCGACTACGCCGCCGATTATTGGTCGTTTGATGCGGGCACGACCCTGGCCGGTTTCGGGCTCGCTGGCGGATGGGAAAAGCTCGGCAGCGATCAGGGGCGCGGCCTGCAGACGCCGATGGCCACCCTGCACAAGTTCAACGGCTGGGCCGACCTGTTCCTGACCACGCCCCCCACCGGGCTGGAGGACGCCTATGTCTCGCTCAGCCGCAAGTTCGAGAAGGTGAAGGCGCTGCCCGGCCTCAATGCGACCGTCGCCTTCCATCAGTTCGACAGCGATGTCGGCAATATCGAATATGGCAGCGAATGGGACGCGTCGCTGGGGTTCAAGCTGGGCCGCGTCGGCGTCCTCGCCAAATTTGCCGATTATGGTGCGAAAGACTTCGGCATCGACACCCGCAAAATCTGGCTGCAGGCGGAGTGGGTCTTCTAA
- the narI gene encoding respiratory nitrate reductase subunit gamma → MNEFINQLAFGWYPYLAVTVLVVGSIFRFDANQFGWRSQSSQFLRKRQMVIGSNLFHMGILVLLMGHFVGLLTPINVFDALGVSHSFKQTTALVVGGIAGVAAYVGCTLLLHRRLFDGRIRKSSSLGDILVLVLLWLQLTLGILTTFWTIKHLDGSEMVKFMSWANGILTLDPAAPQRLSEVALVYKLHIILGLTLFLITPFTRLVHIWSAPLGFLIRPGYQIVRSRRAGREDRSPTHGPAGVAPSYGGDTVMRTALDEGRAT, encoded by the coding sequence ATGAACGAATTTATCAACCAGCTTGCATTCGGCTGGTACCCATATCTGGCCGTGACCGTGCTGGTCGTCGGCAGCATATTCCGTTTCGACGCCAACCAGTTCGGCTGGCGGTCGCAGTCCAGCCAGTTCCTGCGCAAGCGCCAGATGGTGATTGGCTCCAACCTGTTCCACATGGGAATATTGGTGTTGCTGATGGGCCATTTTGTCGGCCTGCTGACACCAATCAACGTGTTCGATGCTCTCGGCGTCAGCCATTCGTTCAAGCAGACGACGGCCCTGGTCGTCGGCGGCATCGCCGGCGTCGCGGCTTACGTCGGCTGCACGCTGTTGCTGCACCGCCGGCTATTCGACGGCCGCATCCGCAAAAGCTCGTCATTGGGCGACATATTGGTCCTCGTCTTGCTGTGGTTGCAGCTGACGCTCGGCATCCTCACCACATTCTGGACCATCAAGCACCTCGACGGCAGTGAGATGGTCAAGTTCATGAGCTGGGCGAACGGCATCCTCACGCTCGATCCGGCGGCCCCACAGCGGCTTTCCGAGGTGGCACTGGTTTACAAACTCCACATCATCCTCGGGCTGACGCTCTTCCTGATAACGCCCTTCACCCGGCTTGTGCACATCTGGAGCGCCCCGCTCGGCTTCCTGATCAGGCCAGGCTATCAGATCGTGCGCTCGCGGAGAGCCGGCCGGGAGGACCGCTCTCCGACGCATGGACCCGCCGGCGTGGCTCCGAGCTATGGCGGTGACACGGTAATGCGTACGGCATTGGACGAGGGCCGCGCCACATGA